Proteins encoded within one genomic window of Formosa agariphila KMM 3901:
- a CDS encoding DUF6787 family protein, translating to MEKFKQHWEITKNWQFIFPIAGVLILIYSALKISILIFGNNTPVIIGLSTAVFTFVLLKFFLFLFKKLEHKWVLEYKWEMIRVFMVFAITGSSSLFVGRPIIKWLGVTKDNLSPFLYWTLYIFLGIIFYQILLVFYGWLFGQFRFFWEFEKKMLRRFGLNRFVD from the coding sequence ATGGAAAAATTTAAACAACATTGGGAAATCACAAAGAATTGGCAATTTATCTTTCCAATTGCTGGGGTTCTCATTCTTATTTATAGTGCTTTAAAAATATCCATTTTAATTTTCGGAAATAACACGCCTGTAATTATTGGTTTAAGTACAGCTGTCTTTACCTTTGTGTTATTAAAATTCTTTCTTTTTCTCTTCAAAAAACTAGAACACAAATGGGTTTTAGAATATAAATGGGAAATGATTCGCGTATTTATGGTGTTTGCCATAACGGGATCTTCTTCTTTATTTGTAGGACGACCTATTATTAAGTGGCTAGGTGTTACTAAAGATAATTTAAGTCCGTTTTTGTACTGGACGTTATATATCTTTTTAGGTATTATTTTCTATCAGATTCTTCTTGTTTTTTACGGTTGGTTATTCGGTCAGTTTAGGTTTTTCTGGGAATTTGAAAAGAAAATGTTACGCCGATTTGGATTAAATCGGTTTGTAGATTAA
- a CDS encoding DUF6146 family protein, with product MKSIYYIILISLCFIGCNASKPSTSSTKKASEIKVADNDTLRIENDSLEYQVIIIEPGFNFWLESTAKPEGYYSQEFLESRNYIYVVEWNNRVMNPSQYDPNLYEMRIDYRPDINYGYEVNYKMYNYFIYFQLKYKQKLSGFIPRI from the coding sequence ATGAAATCTATCTATTATATTATACTAATTAGTTTGTGTTTTATTGGATGTAATGCTAGTAAACCAAGCACAAGTTCTACTAAAAAGGCTTCGGAAATAAAAGTCGCGGATAACGATACCCTAAGAATTGAAAACGACAGTTTAGAATATCAAGTTATTATTATAGAACCTGGATTTAATTTTTGGCTAGAAAGCACAGCCAAACCCGAAGGCTATTATTCGCAAGAGTTTTTAGAATCTAGAAATTACATTTATGTTGTAGAATGGAACAATAGAGTAATGAATCCAAGCCAATACGATCCTAATTTATACGAGATGCGCATAGACTATCGTCCAGATATAAATTATGGTTACGAGGTAAATTATAAAATGTATAATTACTTCATCTATTTTCAGCTTAAATACAAACAGAAATTGTCTGGTTTTATTCCTAGAATTTAA